Part of the Mycobacteriales bacterium genome is shown below.
TGGCCCCGCAGCACCCGCTTGAGCAGCTTGCCGCTCTGGTTGCGGGGCAGCTCCGCGACGAAGTGCACCCGCTTCGGCACCTTGAACGGGGCCAGCGTCGTCCGGGCGTGCGCGATCAGCCCGGCCTCGTCGGCGTTCTCGCCGCCACGCAGCACCACCACCGCGGTGACGGCCTCGATCCAGCGGTCGTCCGGGGTGGCGATGACCGCGACCTCGGCCACCGCGGGGTGCGTGTAGAGCGCGTCCTCGACCTCGCGCGAGGCGACCAGCACGCCGCCGGTGTTGATGACGTCCTTGATCCGGTCGACCACCGTCACGTACCCGGCGGCGTCCCGGCGGACCAGGTCGCCCGAGTGGAACCAGCCGTCCCGGAACGCCTCCGCGGTCGCGGCCTCGTCCTGCCAGTAGCCGCTGCACAGCTGCGGGGACCGGTAGAGCAGCTCGCCCGGCAGGTCCGGCCCGACGTCGGCGCCGTCGTCGTCGACCACCCGGATCTCCACGAACAGCACCGGCCGGCCGCAGGACTCGGGCCGCTCGGCGTGCTCCTCCGGCCGCAGCACGGTCGCCAGCGGCGCGATCTCCGACTGCCCGAAGCAGTTGTAGAAGGCCAGGTCCGGCAGCCGCTTCTGGATCCGCTGCAGCACCGGCACCGGCATGATCGACGCGCCGTAGTACGCCTTGCGCAGCGCGGACAGGTCCCGGGTGGCGAAGTCGTCCGCATTGGACAGTGGCACCCAGACGGTAGGGGCCAGGAACAGCGAGCCGATCCCCTCGGCCTCGACCAGCCGCAGGATCTCCGGCACGTCCGGCCGGGCCAGCAGCCGGATCGTCGCCCCGGTCGCCAGGTGCGGCAGCGCGAACACGTGCATCCCGGCCGAGTGGTAGAGCGGCATGCAGATCAGCGGGTCGTCGTCCTCGGCGAGGTCCAGCGCGTGGATGGTCGAGACGTACTCATGCACGAGCGCGCGGTGGGTCATCATCGCGCCCTTGGGCTTCGACGTGGTGCCC
Proteins encoded:
- a CDS encoding fatty acyl-CoA synthetase; amino-acid sequence: MTDPRSSTVDDVLRRSAGRTPDRVALVFGDRSWTYAELDAGVSRAAGHLLSLGLSRGDRVATVGANSDAYLLAFLGCARAGLVHVPVNHALTGGELSYLLAQSGSRVALVDPALRDTVEAVRGETALERVLPLHGADDAVLGAWSAGVVPEIDMGTADTDLVQLLYTSGTTSKPKGAMMTHRALVHEYVSTIHALDLAEDDDPLICMPLYHSAGMHVFALPHLATGATIRLLARPDVPEILRLVEAEGIGSLFLAPTVWVPLSNADDFATRDLSALRKAYYGASIMPVPVLQRIQKRLPDLAFYNCFGQSEIAPLATVLRPEEHAERPESCGRPVLFVEIRVVDDDGADVGPDLPGELLYRSPQLCSGYWQDEAATAEAFRDGWFHSGDLVRRDAAGYVTVVDRIKDVINTGGVLVASREVEDALYTHPAVAEVAVIATPDDRWIEAVTAVVVLRGGENADEAGLIAHARTTLAPFKVPKRVHFVAELPRNQSGKLLKRVLRGQL